The proteins below come from a single Fusarium verticillioides 7600 chromosome 3, whole genome shotgun sequence genomic window:
- a CDS encoding CAMKK/CAMKK-META protein kinase — protein MDAEIHPEMRPSFTFPSPQVRVDQHDDGSGDKPPPPLVHHLTEPTEVLHFSSPLRHHKRTPSAHREVKETLDAQTQFGDEDADGCSHHRVNQYTILDEIGRGSYGAVHLAKDQFGNEYAVKEFSKARLRKRLQSTILRQGPRGPRRMGPGGRDPFNSVHRVKDSNDALHLIREEIAIMKKLNHPNLVQLYEVLDDPEEDSIYMVLEMCRKGVVMKVGLDEHANPYPEENCRFWFRDLILAIEYLHAQGVIHRDIKPDNLLLSDDDVLKVVDFGVSEMFEKPENMRTAKSAGSPAFLPPELCGKHGDVSGTAADIWSMGVSLYCLKYGRIPFNRDGVLDMYDAIRTDEPSIPEDENPDFVDLMQKLLNKDPEQRISMDKLREHPWVTKQGTDTLLSAEENCANMVEPPNELEVNRAFTRKMNHLLCVMKAIHRFKSILAKHRARSNSSPRKDGEGTLDASQERAKAEVIEALLYQRRKFLNQKSDEGSQIPPIHETVGNNTPFLGIGTGTMDEFASNEATPDMVSDSPTAVDFNVYDRAYETAIENITSGRNDSSRGPTVYLTKLVKETQKLKGVPGLTGSDDFSENSDGLQKSGPAAKLSHLTSKLDLSGKQ, from the exons atggACGCAGAAATTCATCCAGAGATGAGACCATCGTTCACTTTCCCTTCGCCTCAAGTCAGAGTCGACCAACATGACGATGGCTCTGGCGATAAACCTCCCCCACCACTCGTCCATCACCT GACGGAACCGACAGAAGTTCTTCATTTCTCGAGTCCTCTCCGGCATCACAAGAGAACCCCAAGCGCCCATCGAGAAGTCAAG GAAACTCTTGATGCGCAGACGCAGTTTGgggatgaggatgctgatgGCTGCTCCCACCATCGAGTAAACCAGTATACAATCTTGGACGAAATCGGCAGAGGTTCTTATGGCGCTGTTCATCTTGCAAAGGACCAATTCGGAAATGAATAT GCCGTGAAAGAGTTCTCCAAGGCTCGACTCAGAAAACGTCTCCAATCCACGATCCTCAGGCAGGGTCCTCGAGGCCCAAGGCGTATGGGCCCTGGCGGTCGAGATCCCTTCAATTCAGTGCACCGGGTCAAAGACTCCAATGATGCCCTCCACCTCATTCGAGAGGAAATTGCCATTATGAAGAAACTAAACCACCCCAATCTAGTACAGCTCtatgaggttcttgatgacccCGAGGAAGATTCCATCTATATGGTCCTAGAGATGTGCCGAAAGGGTGTCGTTATGAAGGTCGGCCTTGACGAACATGCCAATCCCTACCCTGAGGAAAACTGCCGCTTTTGGTTCCGAGACCTTATATTGGCCATTGAGTATC TTCATGCTCAGGGTGTCATCCACAGAGACATCAAGCCAGATAACCTGCTCTTatctgacgatgatgtgCTCAAGGTCGTTGATTTTGGAGTTTCTGAGATGTTTGAAAAACCCGAAAATATGAGAACAGCAAAATCTGCAGGATCACCCGCCTTTCTCCCCCCTGAACTTTGTGGGAAGCATGGTGACGTGTCGGGCACCGCTGCTGATATTTGGTCCATGGGAGTTTCGCTCTACTGCCTCAAGTATGGGCGCATTCCATTCAACCGTGACGGCGTCTTGGACATGTACGACGCTATCAGGACCGATGAACCTTCCATCCCCGAGGACGAGAACCCGGACTTTGTTGACCTCATGCAGAAGCTACTCAACAAAGACCCGGAGCAACGCATAAGCATGGACAAACTTCGA GAGCACCCCTGGGTCACCAAGCAGGGTACGGACACTCTCCTCTCCGCTGAAGAGAACTGTGCCAACATGGTGGAACCTCCAAATGAGCTTGAGGTTAACCGTGCCTTTACTCGCAAGATGAATCACCTTCTTTGCGTCATGAAAGCCATCCATCGCTTCAAGTCCATTCTGGCCAAACATCGGGCCAGATCTAACAGTAGCCCGCGTAAAGACGGCGAAGGCACCCTTGACGCGTCCCAGGAAAGGGCAAAGGCAGAGGTGATCGAGGCGTTGCTGTATCAGCGGCGCAAGTTTCTGAATCAAAAGAGTGATGAAGGCAGCCAAATCCCGCCAATCCACGAAACTGTGGGAAACAATACCCCATTCTTGGGAATCGGCACTGGAACAATGGACGAGTTCGCTTCCAATGAGGCTACTCCAGATATGGTGTCCGATTCGCCAACGGCAGTTGACTTCAACGTGTATGACCGAGCGTATGAAACTGCTATAGAGAACATCACGTCTGGCCGGAATGATTCTTCAAGAGGACCGACAGTATATTTGACCAAGTTAGTCAAAGAGACACAAAAACTGAAGGGGGTCCCTGGGCTCACCGGGAGTGACGACTTCTCCGAGAATTCAGATGGCCTACAGAAATCGGGGCCCGCAGCCAAGCTTTCGCACCTCACATCCAAGCTTGACCTCTCAGGGAAGCAATAA